Proteins encoded in a region of the Elizabethkingia bruuniana genome:
- a CDS encoding NADP-dependent oxidoreductase, which translates to MKAVVLNAFGDIDQLEIKDIPVPSIGEDEVLIKTKAISINPVDYKIRKGIGWAPELLAYDPIILGWDVSGVVEAVGAKVEQFQIGDEVFGMVNFTGHGKAYAEYVAAPASHLAKKPQNISHEEAAASTLAALTAWQAFNSYGKLRPNDKTLIHAASGGVGHFAVQIAKHLGAYVIGTSSAKNKDFVLGLGADEHIDYKSVKFEKVLHNLDFVLDAISGENFAKSIQVLKPFGTIIGLPSGYKAEDEKAAHAKHLHASFYMKVYSSGEDMQQIASLLEKGIIKPHIYKTYALDEIKKAHQQIESGTTVGKIVIRI; encoded by the coding sequence ATGAAAGCTGTTGTATTAAATGCTTTTGGAGATATCGATCAACTGGAAATCAAAGATATTCCCGTCCCTTCTATCGGAGAGGATGAAGTACTAATCAAGACTAAAGCCATCAGCATCAATCCTGTGGATTATAAAATCCGAAAAGGCATAGGCTGGGCTCCTGAGTTACTGGCTTATGATCCCATTATTTTAGGCTGGGATGTATCCGGAGTCGTAGAAGCTGTTGGTGCAAAGGTTGAACAATTTCAAATTGGAGATGAGGTTTTTGGAATGGTTAATTTTACCGGACATGGTAAGGCCTATGCAGAATATGTTGCCGCTCCGGCATCACACCTTGCTAAAAAGCCACAAAATATATCCCATGAAGAGGCAGCAGCCAGTACCCTTGCTGCACTAACTGCATGGCAAGCTTTTAACAGTTATGGTAAGCTTCGCCCAAATGACAAAACATTGATTCATGCTGCTTCCGGAGGTGTTGGCCACTTTGCCGTACAAATAGCCAAGCATCTGGGCGCTTATGTTATCGGAACCTCATCGGCTAAAAATAAAGATTTTGTACTAGGATTAGGAGCAGATGAGCATATAGACTACAAATCGGTGAAATTTGAGAAGGTTTTACATAATCTGGATTTTGTACTGGACGCTATTAGCGGTGAAAATTTTGCGAAATCTATACAGGTATTGAAACCGTTTGGAACTATTATTGGACTTCCTTCAGGATACAAAGCGGAGGATGAAAAGGCAGCACATGCCAAACATCTTCATGCCAGCTTTTATATGAAAGTATATTCCAGCGGAGAAGATATGCAGCAGATTGCCAGCTTACTGGAAAAGGGAATTATAAAGCCACATATTTATAAAACTTATGCGTTGGACGAAATAAAGAAAGCCCATCAGCAGATAGAAAGCGGAACAACAGTCGGGAAGATTGTGATTCGTATTTAA
- a CDS encoding IS30 family transposase has product MKKYNQLTMQQRILISFLIKKNKSQSYIAKELGVHPSTVCRELKRNKTSKGRYNYNLAQSFTEDRKNSKKRYTKFTEEVKAFVERKIKKRWSPEQITGFCRANSIPMVSHERIYQYVYNDKLNGGDLWTNLRTQIRQRKSRTRKRQNRFIANKRMLSERPQIVDLRERYGDWEIDLISGKGHKSFAVTAVERKSGFSLIHKIDNKKATTVKKAVINMLSPYRTNVYTITSDNGLEFAEHQTISSKLEADYFFCDPYSSWQRGLNEYTNKLYRQYIPKKTCIKTIEYKDLISYQTALNNRPRKKLGYKTPSEVFLSIFDH; this is encoded by the coding sequence ATGAAAAAGTATAATCAACTGACTATGCAACAAAGGATTCTTATATCCTTCCTTATTAAGAAAAACAAATCTCAAAGTTACATTGCCAAAGAATTGGGCGTACATCCTTCTACTGTATGTAGGGAATTAAAGCGTAATAAAACCTCTAAAGGACGTTATAATTATAACTTGGCTCAATCCTTTACAGAAGACCGTAAGAACTCTAAAAAGCGATACACAAAATTTACTGAGGAGGTAAAAGCCTTTGTAGAGAGAAAGATAAAAAAGCGTTGGTCTCCTGAACAAATAACAGGTTTCTGCCGTGCGAATTCTATTCCTATGGTAAGCCATGAAAGAATCTATCAATACGTTTATAATGATAAGTTAAACGGTGGAGACTTGTGGACGAATCTAAGAACGCAGATAAGACAGAGAAAAAGTAGAACCCGCAAAAGACAGAATAGATTTATTGCTAATAAACGCATGCTTTCTGAAAGACCTCAAATTGTCGACTTAAGAGAAAGATACGGAGACTGGGAAATAGATTTGATTTCAGGAAAAGGACATAAGAGTTTTGCCGTTACTGCTGTTGAGCGTAAAAGTGGTTTTTCTCTTATTCATAAGATCGACAATAAAAAAGCTACTACGGTTAAGAAAGCGGTTATCAATATGCTTAGTCCATATAGGACAAATGTGTATACCATTACCAGTGATAATGGACTGGAGTTTGCGGAACATCAAACTATAAGCAGTAAGCTTGAAGCAGATTATTTTTTCTGTGATCCGTATAGTAGTTGGCAAAGGGGATTAAATGAGTATACAAATAAACTTTACCGTCAATATATACCCAAGAAAACTTGCATAAAAACTATAGAGTACAAAGACCTAATAAGCTACCAAACAGCCCTAAATAATCGACCTCGAAAAAAGCTAGGATATAAAACGCCAAGTGAAGTTTTTTTATCTATATTTGACCACTGA
- a CDS encoding DUF6705 family protein, translating to MKNTMKNFIITTLLFSSISCYSQTVGLKEVAASEDKSLKNVSYLKDSDRSLNKFEGTWKGEYNDKKYEFKFVKKTQENYTPKRDVLIGRFIVKDLAGNILYSTLDKPDNDTGLSGLNFQKDLKIYKINYAGKDSNCGEYGTVYIYFKDPNNLKEMSLLFLGSGDITVKEKCKDYSPLILTEKTLKLTKQ from the coding sequence ATGAAAAATACAATGAAAAATTTTATTATAACAACACTTTTATTTTCTTCAATTTCATGCTATTCCCAAACAGTAGGATTAAAAGAGGTTGCAGCTTCGGAAGATAAATCTTTAAAAAATGTAAGTTATTTAAAAGATTCTGATCGTTCACTAAATAAGTTTGAGGGAACGTGGAAAGGAGAATATAATGATAAGAAATATGAATTCAAATTTGTAAAGAAAACTCAGGAAAATTACACCCCAAAAAGAGATGTGTTAATTGGGAGGTTCATAGTTAAGGATTTGGCAGGAAACATACTTTATAGTACTTTAGATAAACCTGATAATGATACGGGATTATCGGGTCTTAATTTTCAAAAAGACTTAAAAATTTATAAGATTAATTATGCAGGAAAAGATAGCAATTGTGGAGAGTATGGAACAGTGTATATCTATTTTAAAGATCCTAATAATCTAAAGGAAATGAGTTTATTATTTTTAGGTAGTGGAGATATAACTGTAAAAGAAAAATGCAAAGACTATAGCCCTCTTATTTTGACAGAAAAGACTTTAAAACTTACTAAGCAATAA
- a CDS encoding glycoside hydrolase family protein: MIDKILALGLTALGATMITKKGNLFIDSSSFSFENFNYEYNDEMFSFIKSYEGFRSTAYYLSGEATYTIGFGQTSWFDLNTGKVVRRVQKGDTITFDMALKQMRAYFNTSKDSPKLEIDAIIRSIGVKLNQRFYDMLLQIAYGSRSMHRAAGFRNQYITMLRRADRNDDLVYLSRLLQNNYLYYIQNFANFSTYGLNWSRRSLGVSYYISGLGNWEFSNTYKEIKTPYSKVSL; the protein is encoded by the coding sequence ATGATAGATAAAATTTTGGCTTTGGGCTTAACCGCCCTCGGGGCTACCATGATAACGAAAAAAGGGAATCTATTTATTGATAGTAGCAGTTTTTCATTTGAAAATTTCAATTATGAGTATAATGATGAAATGTTCTCATTTATTAAATCATATGAAGGTTTTCGTTCTACAGCTTATTATCTTTCTGGCGAAGCAACTTATACTATAGGCTTTGGGCAGACTTCTTGGTTTGATTTAAATACAGGTAAAGTTGTTAGACGTGTCCAGAAAGGAGATACTATTACTTTTGATATGGCATTAAAGCAAATGCGAGCATATTTTAATACTTCTAAAGATTCTCCTAAATTGGAGATAGACGCAATTATTCGTTCTATTGGTGTTAAATTGAATCAACGTTTTTATGATATGCTTTTACAAATAGCTTATGGATCTCGTTCTATGCATAGGGCAGCAGGTTTTAGGAATCAATATATTACGATGCTAAGAAGAGCCGATAGAAATGATGATTTAGTATACTTGTCTAGATTATTGCAAAATAATTATTTATACTACATCCAAAATTTTGCAAATTTCAGTACTTATGGTCTAAACTGGTCAAGAAGGTCATTAGGTGTTTCTTACTATATTTCAGGTTTAGGAAATTGGGAATTTTCAAATACCTATAAAGAAATAAAGACACCTTATTCTAAAGTGTCTTTATGA
- a CDS encoding rolling circle replication-associated protein: MQYEVIDVAVVKPHTVVQYKKSTFPRKYNEKSLSNLKQNNQSKLITRLRNAKTVQDINAYANVFKETYKNETQKEYSGALSGTVAKKLLKIASVFSKGVLSRYSVQNSIRNRTLTLCTLTITEAQRHTDKEFNQTLRKFLDHIKKVDSYLINPTTKMKTNIKAPRVRQFFWRAEVQGNGNIHYHILFDAFINKDTLKRVWNGYLQKMGYPPAYNSTRIESLRNVKDVVAYVCKYLTKADTHDKKTGKPKRPIIGKMWGCSKDLLNIDYPKFYESDTVHLNELINRMEKIELEDSIKDWVKCWKGNTTRLLKECSVNLQWFVKVHYQRMFDYLYRDTDEPKPIPTPEPAKVRWFQTSLEL, from the coding sequence ATGCAGTATGAGGTAATAGATGTAGCGGTTGTAAAACCTCACACCGTAGTCCAATATAAAAAATCAACCTTCCCAAGAAAGTATAATGAAAAATCACTATCCAATCTCAAACAAAATAACCAGAGTAAACTTATTACACGGTTACGAAACGCCAAAACAGTACAGGATATTAACGCCTATGCGAATGTTTTTAAAGAAACGTATAAAAATGAGACGCAAAAAGAATATTCCGGCGCTCTCTCGGGTACAGTGGCAAAAAAGCTTCTTAAAATCGCATCCGTATTTAGCAAGGGTGTATTATCAAGGTACAGCGTTCAAAATAGTATCCGAAACCGCACCCTCACTCTTTGTACGCTCACAATTACAGAGGCACAAAGACACACTGATAAGGAGTTTAATCAAACCCTTAGAAAATTCTTAGACCACATCAAGAAAGTAGACAGTTATTTAATAAACCCTACTACAAAGATGAAAACGAATATAAAAGCGCCTCGTGTTCGCCAGTTCTTCTGGCGTGCAGAGGTTCAGGGTAACGGAAATATCCATTATCATATCCTGTTTGATGCCTTTATCAATAAAGATACTTTGAAAAGGGTTTGGAATGGCTATTTGCAAAAGATGGGCTATCCTCCGGCTTACAACTCAACCCGTATAGAATCCCTGCGTAATGTAAAAGACGTAGTAGCATACGTGTGCAAGTATTTAACCAAAGCAGATACCCACGATAAAAAGACCGGAAAACCTAAACGCCCGATCATTGGTAAGATGTGGGGATGCTCAAAAGACCTTTTGAATATTGATTACCCTAAATTCTATGAATCTGATACTGTTCATTTAAATGAACTTATTAACCGTATGGAAAAAATAGAACTGGAAGACAGTATAAAAGACTGGGTAAAATGTTGGAAAGGAAACACAACCCGACTTTTAAAAGAATGCTCTGTGAATCTTCAATGGTTTGTAAAGGTTCATTACCAACGCATGTTTGATTATCTCTACAGAGATACAGACGAACCCAAACCAATACCAACTCCAGAACCTGCAAAGGTTCGATGGTTTCAAACTTCTTTAGAACTATGA
- a CDS encoding GLPGLI family protein, which translates to MKNALFLAILFIVTFAKSQTHRYIYELQFKYDSTETDRAKLNMVLDINPKEVKFYGRDLLITDSINKKTGGDNKFVDMSGQIVKRKLNSFENENFTTIKFGYYTYKTNDKVDWKISNETKKVQNYTLQKATTGFGGRNWTAWFCKDIPFNEGPYKFRGLPGLIFEIQDDKQNFIYTLVKSQNLKETYPTQDFVESFFGSKAVPITEQQKQKLFMEYYNDPFAYERNNFAKTNGDWKININGKEIQNLDELNTQTKNMQELIKKYNNPAELNKAIHYPY; encoded by the coding sequence ATGAAAAACGCTCTTTTTTTAGCAATTCTATTTATTGTAACATTTGCTAAATCACAAACACATCGATACATTTACGAGCTACAATTCAAATATGACTCTACAGAAACGGACCGCGCCAAACTCAATATGGTTCTGGATATTAATCCTAAAGAAGTAAAATTCTATGGAAGAGATTTGCTGATTACAGACTCGATTAATAAAAAAACGGGAGGTGACAATAAATTTGTCGATATGTCCGGGCAAATTGTAAAACGTAAACTCAATTCTTTTGAAAACGAGAATTTCACTACCATTAAATTTGGCTACTACACTTACAAAACAAATGACAAAGTAGACTGGAAAATTTCTAATGAAACCAAAAAAGTTCAGAATTATACGCTTCAAAAAGCGACTACCGGATTTGGGGGCAGAAACTGGACCGCATGGTTTTGCAAAGATATTCCTTTTAATGAAGGCCCCTATAAATTTCGGGGATTACCCGGATTAATTTTTGAAATCCAGGATGACAAACAAAATTTTATATACACTCTTGTAAAAAGTCAGAATCTGAAAGAAACCTATCCTACCCAGGATTTTGTCGAATCATTTTTCGGAAGTAAGGCGGTACCCATTACCGAACAACAAAAGCAAAAATTATTTATGGAATACTATAATGATCCTTTCGCCTATGAGAGAAATAATTTTGCAAAAACAAATGGTGACTGGAAGATTAACATCAACGGAAAAGAAATACAAAATCTGGATGAGCTGAATACACAGACGAAGAATATGCAGGAGCTTATTAAAAAATACAACAATCCTGCTGAACTAAACAAAGCAATACATTACCCTTATTAA
- a CDS encoding SusD/RagB family nutrient-binding outer membrane lipoprotein — MKLTKIYSLTLITVLGLSGCSKVEDYQDDPNRVVRVSPDFLLPDIEVNAFKNIDAGAALASRQLAYINGVNAQQYYNWQRGSFGNYDNVKQVEKMVQEADRTGNPVYKSLARFFRSYFFISLTETFGDIPYSEAVKDGVFAPKYDDQKSVYKGVLNELALANTELSKFNTNISGDIIYNGDLLKWRKLINSYRLRILMDLSKRADDSDLNVKQSFADIVNNPSQNPIMEGSADSGALPFYNLVNNRYPYFNSNDLKTAYYMEQSFVDKLKKSKDPRLFKMAEKKTSTVGVIPTDPFSYYDGLYGSEDLGKNSTDASNGLASRINPRYFDDPINEPTLLMGYAELQFILAEAAVRGWIGGNANAYYIKGISASMDFYKIGSADAAAYLAQSTIALQPNSEIQQIMDEKHTALFFNTGWRIFYDQRRTGFPKFNTDRKGILNDGKIPKRWMYPSTEITNNNTNLTNAVNRQYPGGDNINGVMWLIK, encoded by the coding sequence ATGAAATTAACTAAAATATACTCTTTAACATTAATCACAGTATTAGGTTTGTCAGGCTGTAGTAAAGTCGAAGATTATCAGGATGATCCTAATCGTGTCGTACGTGTAAGTCCGGATTTCCTGTTGCCTGATATCGAGGTGAATGCATTTAAAAATATTGATGCAGGTGCAGCATTAGCATCCAGACAACTGGCTTATATAAATGGTGTTAATGCTCAGCAGTATTATAACTGGCAGCGTGGATCCTTTGGTAATTATGACAATGTCAAGCAGGTAGAAAAAATGGTGCAGGAAGCTGACAGGACGGGTAATCCGGTTTATAAGTCCCTGGCTCGCTTTTTTAGATCTTACTTTTTTATCTCGCTTACCGAAACCTTTGGTGATATCCCGTATAGTGAAGCGGTAAAAGATGGCGTTTTTGCTCCTAAATATGATGATCAGAAAAGTGTTTACAAAGGAGTGCTTAATGAATTGGCTTTAGCCAATACAGAGCTTTCTAAGTTCAATACAAATATTAGCGGTGATATTATCTATAATGGTGATTTGCTTAAATGGAGAAAACTGATTAATTCTTACAGATTAAGAATTCTAATGGATTTATCTAAAAGAGCTGATGATTCGGATCTGAATGTAAAACAGTCTTTCGCTGATATTGTGAATAACCCGTCTCAGAACCCTATTATGGAAGGAAGTGCGGATAGTGGAGCTTTGCCGTTTTATAATCTGGTGAATAACCGTTACCCTTATTTTAACAGCAATGATCTGAAAACAGCCTACTATATGGAGCAAAGTTTTGTGGATAAGCTTAAAAAGTCCAAAGACCCCAGATTGTTTAAAATGGCTGAAAAGAAAACAAGTACAGTGGGGGTGATACCAACTGATCCTTTTAGTTATTATGATGGTCTTTATGGAAGTGAAGATTTAGGAAAAAATTCAACGGATGCATCCAATGGTTTAGCATCGAGAATTAATCCAAGATATTTTGATGACCCGATTAATGAACCGACATTGTTGATGGGATATGCAGAATTGCAGTTTATTTTGGCAGAGGCTGCTGTAAGAGGCTGGATTGGTGGAAATGCAAACGCTTATTATATAAAGGGAATCAGTGCTTCTATGGATTTCTATAAAATTGGAAGTGCAGATGCTGCTGCTTATTTAGCGCAATCTACTATAGCACTGCAACCTAACAGCGAAATACAGCAGATTATGGATGAAAAGCATACCGCTTTATTCTTTAATACCGGATGGAGAATTTTCTATGACCAGAGGAGAACAGGCTTCCCTAAATTTAATACGGACAGAAAAGGTATTCTGAATGACGGAAAAATTCCTAAAAGATGGATGTATCCTTCTACAGAAATTACTAACAATAATACAAACCTTACCAATGCTGTTAACAGGCAATATCCTGGTGGTGATAATATTAATGGTGTTATGTGGCTGATTAAGTAG
- a CDS encoding SusC/RagA family TonB-linked outer membrane protein translates to MKLQLLIALGLVSGLEAYAQNVPKTSGTDTLKTGEKKIDEVVITALGIKKEKKALGYAVQEVKGDVFEKAKEPNFINSLSGRVAGLNIRNSTDLFQNPGINLRGTTPLIVIDGIPDRTADLWRVNADDIDNISVLKGPTASALYGSVGKDGAIMITTKKGKKGKLTVSFNNSTMFQTSFIRIPEVQTTYGGGNNGKYAYINGQGSGSEGGGWIWGPKLDQRDPNTPSGYFETPQYNSTVDPVTGKLIPLPWISRGKNNIKNFFETGLIQSNNVSVDWGNEKATFRLSLSNIYQKGIVPNTNLKTTSISLAGSVNPVKNLTINTALTYNKTYTSNFPEVGYGPTNYLYNLVLWTGADVDVRDLRNYWVPGKEGYQQRHYNVSYYNNPYFQAYEYQRPYYKDNVMGNVNLEYQIVPKLTAKARVGINVYSLNREYREPKSYIGYGNKSLGNYSQVSNNYFDITSELGLKYQNNYSDNFTLSAEGYVANYYREMKNSEIRTDGLVTPGWYNLFNSIGPLFIPTDGDRNRKEYEQINSVYGYVDMEFYKTFFLNMTARYDKISTLPKGNNEYFYPSVSGSLLLNQLFNLPSWINLAKLRGSYASVTSGKIGNDPYGYISAFEKKVGWNGQPAFAFGNILIDQNIKPQTTDSWEIGTNLIFLKNRINLDVAYFNARDYNQLEQVPLSEGSGYKYFQTNGNVYKRKGIEFTLSADIFKKADFRWSTQINFSQYRRYLAEIYMGKDRTNEYVRGGERTDKLMTSGYETSPDGKLVLQNGYPVNNTSPIPIFMGYSNPDWTYGFSHNFSYKNFSLSLLFDGRIGGMMYSTTNQKMWWGGIAPGTVNQFRDDANAGKNTYIAPGVKVVSGSITYDENGNVVSDTRKFAPNDVAVNYNAYMQTTSNAFESNYHYYKQTFIKLREVTLTYNFGKSFVEKLNLSAASISLIGRNLWLASKIKNIDPDSGVDNLQTPATRSFGVNINVKF, encoded by the coding sequence ATGAAATTACAACTTTTAATTGCACTGGGGCTGGTCTCCGGTCTGGAAGCGTATGCTCAAAATGTACCCAAAACAAGTGGTACGGACACTCTGAAAACAGGGGAGAAAAAGATTGATGAGGTTGTTATTACAGCTTTGGGGATCAAAAAAGAAAAGAAGGCATTAGGTTATGCTGTTCAGGAAGTAAAAGGTGATGTCTTTGAGAAGGCAAAAGAACCAAACTTTATCAACTCACTTTCCGGACGTGTTGCCGGATTGAATATCCGGAACAGTACCGATCTTTTCCAAAATCCGGGGATTAATCTGAGGGGAACAACACCATTAATTGTTATAGATGGGATACCGGACAGAACTGCCGATTTATGGAGAGTAAATGCGGATGATATTGACAATATCAGTGTATTAAAAGGGCCAACTGCTTCTGCGCTTTACGGTTCTGTGGGTAAAGACGGAGCGATTATGATTACCACTAAAAAGGGTAAGAAAGGAAAACTAACGGTTTCTTTTAATAACTCTACGATGTTTCAGACCTCCTTTATCCGTATTCCGGAAGTTCAGACAACTTATGGTGGCGGGAATAATGGAAAATATGCGTATATCAATGGTCAGGGATCTGGTAGTGAAGGCGGCGGATGGATCTGGGGGCCTAAGCTGGATCAGAGAGATCCGAATACTCCCAGTGGATATTTCGAAACACCTCAGTATAACAGTACTGTAGATCCGGTTACCGGGAAATTGATTCCATTGCCCTGGATTTCCCGCGGTAAAAACAATATTAAAAATTTCTTTGAAACGGGGCTTATCCAGTCCAATAATGTAAGTGTAGACTGGGGTAATGAGAAAGCAACTTTCAGGCTTTCACTTTCCAATATTTACCAAAAGGGTATTGTTCCGAATACGAATCTGAAAACAACATCTATCAGTTTAGCAGGATCTGTAAATCCGGTTAAAAACCTGACGATCAACACAGCTTTAACTTATAATAAAACATATACTTCCAATTTTCCAGAAGTAGGATATGGGCCTACCAACTATCTGTATAATCTTGTTTTGTGGACAGGAGCGGATGTAGATGTAAGGGATCTGAGGAATTATTGGGTTCCTGGTAAAGAAGGTTACCAGCAAAGACATTACAATGTATCTTATTACAATAACCCGTATTTCCAGGCTTATGAATATCAAAGGCCTTACTATAAGGATAATGTTATGGGGAATGTAAATCTGGAATATCAGATTGTTCCGAAATTAACGGCTAAGGCTCGTGTCGGAATTAATGTATATAGCCTGAACCGTGAATACCGTGAGCCTAAGAGTTATATCGGCTATGGAAATAAGTCATTAGGAAACTATAGTCAGGTGAGTAATAATTACTTTGACATCACTTCAGAATTAGGTCTGAAATATCAGAACAACTATTCGGATAATTTTACACTAAGTGCGGAAGGTTATGTAGCGAACTATTACAGAGAAATGAAAAATAGTGAAATACGGACTGATGGTTTGGTGACTCCGGGTTGGTATAATCTTTTTAATAGTATTGGTCCGTTATTTATTCCTACAGATGGAGATAGAAACAGGAAAGAATATGAGCAAATCAACAGTGTATATGGTTATGTAGATATGGAGTTCTACAAGACATTCTTCCTGAATATGACAGCGCGTTATGATAAAATATCGACCCTGCCAAAAGGGAATAATGAGTATTTCTATCCATCGGTTTCCGGATCATTATTGCTGAATCAATTATTTAACCTTCCTTCCTGGATTAATCTGGCAAAATTGCGGGGATCTTATGCTAGTGTAACATCCGGAAAAATTGGGAATGATCCTTATGGTTATATTTCTGCTTTTGAAAAAAAGGTGGGATGGAATGGGCAACCAGCATTTGCTTTTGGAAATATACTAATTGATCAGAATATAAAACCACAAACAACAGATTCCTGGGAAATAGGTACAAATCTAATATTCCTGAAAAACAGAATCAATTTAGATGTTGCTTATTTCAATGCCAGAGATTACAATCAATTAGAACAAGTTCCATTATCTGAAGGATCAGGGTATAAATATTTCCAAACGAACGGGAATGTTTATAAAAGAAAAGGTATAGAATTCACGCTAAGTGCAGATATATTTAAAAAGGCAGATTTCAGATGGAGTACCCAAATTAATTTTAGTCAGTACAGACGATATTTAGCAGAAATTTATATGGGAAAAGACAGGACTAACGAATATGTTCGTGGAGGTGAACGTACAGACAAGTTGATGACTAGTGGTTATGAAACATCACCAGACGGAAAATTGGTATTGCAAAATGGTTATCCTGTGAATAATACTTCTCCTATTCCAATTTTTATGGGATATTCCAATCCGGACTGGACATATGGCTTCTCTCATAATTTCAGCTACAAGAACTTTTCACTTTCTTTATTATTTGACGGTAGAATTGGTGGGATGATGTATTCTACAACCAACCAGAAAATGTGGTGGGGTGGTATTGCGCCGGGAACAGTTAATCAGTTCCGGGATGATGCCAATGCCGGGAAAAATACCTATATCGCACCGGGGGTGAAAGTTGTAAGTGGTTCTATTACCTATGACGAAAATGGTAATGTAGTATCGGATACCCGAAAATTTGCACCAAATGATGTAGCGGTAAATTACAATGCTTATATGCAAACTACAAGTAATGCATTTGAAAGCAATTATCACTATTATAAACAAACGTTTATTAAGCTGAGAGAGGTAACGTTGACTTATAACTTCGGGAAATCTTTTGTGGAAAAACTGAACTTGTCTGCAGCAAGTATTTCCTTAATAGGAAGGAATCTTTGGTTAGCGTCAAAAATTAAGAATATTGATCCGGATTCAGGTGTGGATAATCTTCAGACGCCAGCAACGAGAAGCTTTGGGGTAAACATCAACGTGAAATTCTAA
- a CDS encoding alkaline phosphatase family protein, whose translation MNLPKSCLLVLISFFSCGISAQKKTPQKKVVFIIVDGIADDMLDKAEIPNLNRIKKDGALLKAYVGGEKGGYSETPTISAVGYNSLLTGTWVNKHNVYDNDIKAPNYNYPTIFRLFKNQFPNKKTVVFSTWEDNRTKLIGENLDATGKIKMDFAFDGLEKDTKRFPHDNQAKYIRKIDSLVAGKAAGYIRENAPDLSWVYLEFSDDMGHRHGDGNILYEAISFEDRLIGHIYDAVKEREAKHGEDWLFVVTTDHGRTANNGKGHGGQSDRERSTWIAINKPDVNTYAKNNRVAVTDILPTMTDFLSLKVSADVQQEIDGVDLLKKITAYHLKATLSSDNTLNVAWETTNSSKETAEIYITDTNNFKNGGKDSYRLLGKVNLSSGKFTSKLKTANSNIYKIVLKTKAGFLNTWIRK comes from the coding sequence ATGAATCTTCCGAAAAGCTGTTTACTTGTTCTTATTTCTTTTTTTAGCTGTGGTATTTCTGCCCAGAAAAAAACGCCTCAGAAAAAAGTTGTTTTTATTATTGTAGACGGTATTGCGGATGATATGCTGGATAAAGCGGAAATCCCTAACCTCAACAGAATTAAGAAAGATGGAGCTTTACTAAAAGCATATGTGGGCGGAGAAAAAGGTGGTTATAGTGAAACGCCTACTATTTCTGCAGTAGGTTATAATAGCCTGTTAACGGGTACATGGGTGAATAAACACAATGTTTACGATAATGATATTAAAGCTCCTAACTATAATTATCCAACCATCTTCAGACTTTTCAAAAATCAGTTTCCAAATAAAAAAACGGTGGTATTTTCTACGTGGGAAGATAACAGGACAAAGCTTATAGGTGAGAATCTGGATGCTACCGGCAAAATAAAAATGGATTTTGCGTTCGATGGTTTGGAAAAAGATACCAAGCGTTTTCCACACGATAATCAAGCTAAGTATATTCGTAAAATTGATAGTCTTGTTGCCGGAAAAGCTGCCGGTTATATCAGGGAGAATGCTCCGGATCTTTCATGGGTGTATTTAGAGTTTTCCGATGATATGGGACATCGCCATGGTGATGGTAATATTTTGTATGAAGCTATTTCTTTTGAAGACAGATTAATCGGACATATTTATGATGCTGTAAAAGAACGTGAGGCAAAGCACGGAGAGGATTGGTTGTTTGTTGTAACAACGGATCACGGGAGAACTGCAAATAATGGAAAAGGCCATGGAGGCCAAAGCGACAGAGAGCGCAGCACATGGATTGCCATTAATAAACCTGACGTTAATACTTATGCGAAAAATAATCGTGTAGCAGTTACGGATATATTGCCAACCATGACAGATTTTCTGAGTCTGAAAGTATCTGCAGATGTTCAGCAGGAAATTGATGGAGTAGATCTGCTAAAAAAAATAACAGCTTATCACCTGAAAGCTACATTATCATCTGATAATACATTGAATGTTGCCTGGGAAACTACAAATTCTTCCAAAGAAACGGCTGAAATCTATATCACAGATACCAACAACTTCAAAAACGGAGGTAAAGACTCCTATCGGTTACTAGGGAAAGTAAACCTCAGCAGTGGTAAGTTTACTTCTAAACTCAAGACTGCTAATTCCAATATTTACAAAATAGTTCTGAAGACCAAAGCTGGTTTTCTGAATACATGGATCAGAAAATAA